Proteins encoded together in one Thermodesulfobacteriota bacterium window:
- a CDS encoding FGGY-family carbohydrate kinase — MTREKYILAVDHGTSGIKTALISVFGRVVDFTFEKTALHFLPGGGVEQDPGEWWQAVLNTSARLTGSGKVDKTDIVAVSVSSTFSSTVAVDREGRPLANAITWMDTRGGPYVKKAMAGFPSFDGYGVIRALRWVNRTGGAPTLSGKDDIGHVLLIRNEFPEIYERTYMFLPSKDFLNLKLTGEFAATFDSIHLFWVTDIRDINNVRYDDRLIRDFGIDRDKLPPLVAATDILGAVTDENADRMGLPRGTPVVAGSPDHQSALIGSGAVADFAGHLYIGTSSWVQCVVPFKKTDVLHSVASFPTAIPGKYQSVNEQDIAGEALDFFVEQFYAGHAGGKTGPDVYRHINELAAGAPAGSGKLIFTPWLNGERTPVDNETIRGGLFNLSQTATAGHIIRAVMEGVAYNNRWSLTYVERFIGRKLDPLNIIGGGAKSDLWCRIFADVLNRDIRKVKEPMMANARGAAFIAAVALGHIRFDDIPGLVVFDETYHPRPENREIYDTLYGQFLRLYRVHKKICRTLNKVSP, encoded by the coding sequence ATGACCCGGGAGAAATATATTCTGGCCGTGGATCACGGTACATCCGGTATCAAGACCGCGCTGATTTCGGTCTTCGGCCGGGTGGTGGATTTCACCTTTGAAAAAACCGCCCTTCATTTTCTTCCCGGCGGGGGAGTGGAGCAGGATCCCGGAGAGTGGTGGCAGGCGGTGCTGAACACTTCCGCCCGGCTGACGGGTTCCGGCAAGGTGGACAAAACCGACATCGTGGCCGTGTCGGTGTCCAGCACCTTTTCCAGCACCGTGGCCGTGGACCGGGAGGGCCGCCCCCTGGCCAACGCCATCACCTGGATGGACACCCGGGGCGGGCCTTATGTCAAGAAGGCCATGGCCGGGTTCCCCAGCTTCGACGGCTACGGCGTTATCCGGGCCCTGCGCTGGGTGAACCGGACCGGCGGCGCCCCGACCCTGTCGGGCAAGGACGATATCGGCCATGTCCTGCTCATCCGGAACGAATTTCCGGAGATCTACGAGCGGACCTACATGTTCCTGCCCAGCAAGGACTTTCTCAACCTGAAGCTGACCGGCGAATTCGCCGCCACCTTCGACTCCATCCACCTGTTCTGGGTGACCGACATCCGCGACATCAACAACGTCCGTTACGACGACCGGCTGATCCGGGACTTCGGCATCGATCGCGACAAGCTGCCGCCGCTGGTGGCCGCCACCGACATCCTCGGTGCCGTCACCGACGAAAACGCCGACCGCATGGGTCTGCCCCGGGGCACGCCGGTAGTGGCCGGTTCTCCGGACCACCAGTCGGCGCTTATCGGCTCCGGGGCGGTGGCCGATTTCGCCGGCCACCTCTACATCGGCACTTCCTCCTGGGTGCAGTGCGTCGTTCCCTTCAAAAAGACCGACGTGCTCCATTCGGTGGCTTCCTTCCCCACCGCCATCCCCGGCAAATACCAGTCCGTCAACGAACAGGACATTGCCGGTGAAGCCCTGGATTTCTTCGTGGAGCAATTTTACGCCGGCCACGCCGGGGGGAAAACCGGGCCGGACGTTTACCGCCACATCAACGAACTGGCGGCCGGGGCGCCGGCCGGCAGCGGCAAACTGATCTTCACCCCCTGGCTCAACGGTGAACGCACGCCGGTGGACAACGAAACCATCCGGGGCGGCCTGTTCAACCTGTCCCAGACCGCCACCGCCGGCCATATCATCCGCGCGGTCATGGAGGGCGTGGCCTACAACAACCGCTGGAGCCTGACCTACGTGGAACGGTTCATCGGCCGGAAGCTGGACCCTCTCAACATCATCGGCGGCGGCGCCAAATCCGACCTGTGGTGCCGGATATTCGCCGACGTGCTGAACCGGGACATCCGCAAGGTCAAAGAGCCCATGATGGCCAATGCCCGGGGCGCGGCCTTTATCGCCGCCGTGGCCCTGGGCCATATCCGGTTTGACGATATCCCCGGACTGGTGGTTTTTGACGAAACCTATCATCCCCGCCCGGAGAACCGGGAGATTTATGACACCCTGTACGGGCAGTTCCTGCGCCTGTACCGGGTCCACAAGAAAATCTGCCGAACCCTCAACAAGGTCAGCCCATGA
- a CDS encoding TetR/AcrR family transcriptional regulator yields the protein MRTPRDPEEIERIRNVILDQALDIIIREGLDDLTMRNLAGRVGMTAPNIYNYYSGKDEIYLSLVVKGFEMLHAALGKARGGHRNRKARARAMIEAYIRFGIDHSRYYDIMFVLPTPKHDDYRGTPHEQLSATELRISMEIAAMAADMIREMVDKETDDSTVLRRLIQVWSLLHGMVSLHNSKVAAYVAEDLPEIYRRTADELISLTGRM from the coding sequence ATGAGAACGCCCCGCGACCCCGAAGAAATAGAGCGAATCCGCAACGTCATCCTGGACCAGGCCCTGGACATCATCATCCGGGAGGGGTTGGACGATCTGACCATGCGCAACCTGGCCGGCCGGGTGGGCATGACCGCCCCCAACATCTACAACTATTATTCGGGTAAAGACGAAATTTACCTGTCCCTGGTGGTCAAGGGGTTTGAAATGCTGCACGCGGCCCTGGGAAAGGCCCGGGGCGGACACCGGAATAGAAAGGCCCGGGCCCGGGCCATGATCGAGGCCTATATCCGGTTCGGCATCGACCACTCCCGCTATTACGACATCATGTTTGTCCTGCCGACACCCAAGCACGACGACTACCGGGGCACGCCCCACGAGCAGCTTTCCGCAACCGAATTGCGGATCTCCATGGAGATCGCCGCCATGGCCGCGGACATGATCCGGGAGATGGTCGATAAAGAAACGGATGACAGCACCGTCCTCCGCCGCCTGATCCAGGTCTGGAGCCTGCTGCACGGCATGGTCAGCCTGCACAACAGCAAGGTGGCCGCTTACGTGGCCGAAGACCTGCCCGAAATCTACCGCCGAACGGCGGATGAACTGATCAGCCTGACCGGGCGAATGTGA
- a CDS encoding saccharopine dehydrogenase NADP-binding domain-containing protein — MAKVIVLGGCGAVGRVVVKTLAADETFDSIVIGDIDLDTARSLAAGIKTKPVSATAVNALEPETVRQAITGCDLVVNCVGPFYKTVMPIVETVIASGINYLDICDDVDVTGDLLAMSGRAEKAGITMVIGMGNSPGATNLLAKLAADHLLDETEAVDIFHAHGGESFEGKGVIGHRFHCMSIDIPMYLDGRLQYVKFFEPDGMALRRTFDFPILGSGIMVYPYPHPEQVTLPQYLKVKQVTNRGTILPAAYYQLTMDVCRLGMADRTPLDMDGVKVSPYDFAASFLIRERERILKETAFGNQKGCTSTVVTGKKEGRRQELRFHMASDSQALGEGTGIPAALGAILLQQGKITRQGIFPPEAGINPLDFVSLIPGVLSKNRAESPSKSEQLIIDIIDEDGQKTTMDMLAAASLLTAAKKQG, encoded by the coding sequence ATGGCAAAAGTAATCGTATTAGGCGGATGCGGAGCGGTCGGCCGGGTGGTGGTGAAAACCCTGGCCGCGGATGAAACTTTTGATTCTATCGTCATCGGCGACATTGACCTGGACACGGCCCGGTCCCTGGCCGCGGGCATAAAGACCAAACCGGTTTCGGCCACGGCCGTCAACGCCCTGGAGCCGGAGACCGTGCGACAGGCCATCACCGGCTGCGACCTGGTGGTCAACTGCGTGGGCCCTTTTTACAAGACGGTCATGCCCATCGTCGAGACGGTCATCGCAAGCGGCATCAACTACCTGGATATCTGCGATGACGTGGACGTCACCGGCGATCTGCTGGCCATGAGCGGCCGGGCGGAGAAGGCCGGCATCACCATGGTCATCGGCATGGGCAATTCCCCCGGCGCCACCAACCTGCTGGCCAAGCTGGCGGCCGACCACCTGCTGGACGAGACCGAGGCCGTGGACATCTTCCACGCCCACGGCGGCGAAAGTTTTGAAGGCAAGGGCGTCATCGGCCACCGCTTTCACTGCATGTCCATCGATATCCCCATGTACCTGGACGGCCGGCTGCAATACGTGAAATTTTTCGAGCCGGACGGCATGGCCCTGCGGCGGACTTTTGATTTCCCGATCCTGGGCAGCGGCATCATGGTCTATCCCTACCCCCATCCGGAACAGGTCACCCTGCCCCAATATCTCAAGGTGAAACAGGTCACCAACCGCGGCACCATCCTGCCGGCCGCCTATTATCAGTTGACCATGGATGTCTGCCGGCTGGGCATGGCCGACCGGACCCCCCTGGACATGGACGGGGTCAAGGTCAGCCCCTATGATTTTGCCGCCTCCTTCCTGATCCGGGAGCGGGAAAGAATCCTGAAAGAAACCGCCTTCGGTAACCAGAAAGGCTGCACCTCCACGGTGGTCACCGGAAAAAAGGAAGGCCGCCGCCAGGAACTGCGTTTCCACATGGCCTCGGATTCCCAGGCCCTGGGAGAAGGCACCGGCATTCCCGCGGCCCTGGGCGCCATCCTGCTGCAGCAGGGCAAAATCACCCGCCAGGGAATCTTCCCGCCCGAGGCCGGCATCAATCCCCTGGATTTTGTTTCGCTGATCCCGGGTGTTCTTTCGAAAAACCGGGCCGAGTCCCCGTCCAAAAGCGAGCAGCTCATCATCGACATCATCGACGAAGACGGCCAAAAAACCACCATGGACATGCTGGCGGCGGCAAGCCTGCTGACGGCGGCCAAAAAACAAGGCTGA